From Calothrix sp. PCC 6303, a single genomic window includes:
- a CDS encoding GH116 family glycosyl hydrolase, translating to MRTQSSSTIPPVTWNRPIGLGWEKPYTVRYASNIDDGPWHGMPLGGFGAGCIGRSHGGDFNFWHIDGGEHVFKNIPACQFSLFESVGESSQAYALATAAPADGTLQSWKYYPQSSPEQNTGTYHALYPRSWFEYGGVYQANITCQQFSPIWADNYQESSYPVAVFLWNLHNPTNAPITLSIMLTWENMVGWFTNTSKSPEVIVRDDGSPVYEYQPRLGQSQGNFNEIVDNGNTIGVVLSGISGEVVQEGDGQWCFLTSKQAGVEIFSHSRWNPTGNGEEIWQSFAADGSLSNYQDATPATDERLAGALAVRLTLQPGETLEVPFVLTWDFPVTEFAAGVNYNRRYTDFFGSNGKNALQIAETALEQYRDWLEKIQTWQKPILNRHDLPDWMKMALFNELYDLTAGGTLWSAASPKDPVGQFAVLECLDYRWYESLDVRLYGSFGLLMLFPELEKAVMRAFARAIPASDEKTRVIGYYYTIGAESPLAIRKAAGATPHDLGAPNEHVWEKTNYTSYQDCNLWKDLGSDFVLQVYRDFVFTGSKDIEFLAECWDAIALTLEYLKAFDKDHDGIPENSGAPDQTFDDWKLQGVSAYCGGLWLAALEAAIAICDILLENHGDQEKLTAQKIIYTDWLAKSRPIYQQKLWNGQYYRLDSESGSDVVMADQLCGQFYARLLKLADIVPHDCAISAVRTVYEACFINFNDGKFGAANGLRPDGSPENPKATHPLEVWTGINFGLAAFLMQMGMQDEAWKLTEVVVQQIYDNGLQFRTPEAITATGTFRACTYLRAMAIWGIYLVLIGNSEQ from the coding sequence ATGAGAACTCAGTCTTCCTCAACAATTCCTCCTGTAACTTGGAATCGTCCCATCGGTTTAGGTTGGGAAAAGCCTTATACTGTGCGCTATGCCAGTAATATTGATGATGGTCCCTGGCATGGAATGCCTCTAGGTGGATTTGGCGCTGGTTGCATTGGGCGATCGCATGGTGGAGATTTTAATTTCTGGCATATTGATGGTGGGGAACATGTGTTCAAAAATATTCCCGCTTGTCAATTTAGTCTGTTTGAGTCGGTTGGTGAGTCATCCCAAGCTTATGCTTTAGCTACAGCAGCACCCGCAGATGGAACATTGCAAAGCTGGAAATATTACCCCCAAAGTTCTCCAGAACAAAATACGGGAACTTACCATGCTTTATATCCCCGTAGTTGGTTTGAATATGGGGGAGTATATCAAGCAAATATTACCTGTCAGCAGTTTTCACCAATTTGGGCTGATAATTACCAAGAATCTAGTTATCCAGTGGCTGTATTTTTGTGGAATTTACATAATCCCACCAATGCACCCATTACTCTGAGTATTATGCTTACCTGGGAAAATATGGTGGGTTGGTTTACTAATACTTCCAAATCTCCAGAAGTGATAGTACGGGATGATGGTAGCCCTGTGTATGAATATCAGCCACGTTTGGGTCAAAGTCAAGGTAATTTTAACGAAATAGTTGACAATGGTAACACCATAGGGGTTGTTTTAAGCGGTATTAGTGGTGAAGTAGTTCAAGAAGGCGATGGGCAATGGTGTTTTCTCACCAGTAAGCAGGCAGGAGTCGAAATATTTTCCCATTCTCGCTGGAATCCCACTGGTAACGGGGAGGAAATTTGGCAAAGTTTCGCCGCAGATGGTTCTTTAAGTAATTACCAAGATGCCACACCTGCAACAGATGAACGATTGGCGGGTGCTTTAGCTGTGCGCTTGACTTTGCAACCTGGAGAAACCCTAGAAGTTCCTTTTGTTTTGACTTGGGATTTCCCGGTGACAGAATTTGCTGCGGGAGTAAATTACAATCGTAGATACACTGATTTTTTTGGTAGTAATGGCAAAAATGCATTACAAATTGCCGAAACAGCTTTAGAACAATACCGAGATTGGTTAGAAAAAATTCAGACATGGCAAAAACCGATACTCAATCGCCATGATTTACCAGATTGGATGAAGATGGCTTTGTTCAACGAACTTTACGATTTAACTGCTGGGGGTACTTTGTGGAGTGCAGCATCACCCAAAGATCCTGTGGGGCAGTTTGCAGTTTTAGAATGTTTGGATTATCGGTGGTATGAAAGCTTAGATGTGCGGTTGTATGGTTCCTTTGGGTTGTTGATGCTGTTTCCTGAGTTGGAAAAAGCCGTGATGCGGGCATTTGCCCGGGCAATTCCGGCGAGTGATGAGAAAACCCGCGTCATTGGTTACTACTACACAATTGGTGCCGAAAGTCCCCTAGCTATCCGTAAAGCTGCTGGGGCAACACCCCATGATTTAGGAGCGCCAAATGAACATGTGTGGGAAAAAACCAATTATACCAGTTACCAAGATTGCAATTTGTGGAAAGACTTGGGTAGTGACTTTGTGTTGCAAGTATACCGAGATTTTGTATTTACAGGTAGCAAAGATATAGAATTCCTGGCTGAATGCTGGGACGCGATCGCATTAACTCTAGAATACCTTAAAGCCTTTGACAAAGATCATGATGGTATCCCCGAAAATTCCGGCGCACCCGATCAAACCTTTGATGATTGGAAGTTACAGGGAGTTAGCGCTTATTGTGGTGGGTTATGGTTAGCAGCTTTGGAAGCAGCTATTGCCATCTGTGATATCTTGCTGGAAAACCATGGAGATCAGGAAAAACTTACCGCCCAAAAGATAATTTATACAGACTGGCTGGCAAAATCTCGCCCAATTTATCAACAAAAACTTTGGAATGGACAATACTATCGTCTCGATAGTGAAAGCGGTTCGGATGTAGTGATGGCAGATCAGTTATGTGGTCAATTTTACGCCCGTTTGCTGAAATTAGCTGATATTGTCCCCCACGATTGTGCCATCTCTGCCGTGCGAACAGTTTACGAAGCTTGTTTTATCAACTTTAACGACGGCAAATTTGGCGCTGCAAATGGTTTGCGTCCCGATGGTTCACCAGAAAACCCCAAAGCAACTCATCCGTTAGAAGTGTGGACAGGTATTAATTTTGGCTTGGCTGCCTTTTTGATGCAAATGGGAATGCAGGATGAAGCTTGGAAATTAACGGAAGTTGTAGTGCAACAAATTTACGACAATGGCTTACAGTTCCGTACTCCAGAAGCAATTACTGCAACTGGAACTTTCCGTGCTTGTACTTATTTGCGAGCTATGGCAATTTGGGGAATATATTTAGTGTTAATAGGGAACAGTGAACAGTAA
- a CDS encoding GIY-YIG nuclease family protein, which produces MDQDEQNIIKLQDLPEIPYIDSNGQIPEEFQGRIGVYAIFNQAKILQFVGYSRDIYVSLRQHLVRQPENCYWIKAQTIERPNRTILETIEKAWIAENGNVPVGNGDAKEKWTQAINAKAMMNAEEKANFENPIHDEIGKMKILKNVARRVEAEILQVLAARGLQTQVRFNPKLKEEGLLDLKS; this is translated from the coding sequence ATGGATCAAGACGAACAAAATATAATTAAATTACAGGATTTACCAGAAATCCCTTATATAGATAGTAACGGTCAAATACCAGAGGAATTTCAAGGTAGAATTGGCGTTTATGCTATTTTCAATCAAGCTAAAATCCTTCAATTTGTCGGCTATTCACGAGATATTTACGTCAGTTTAAGACAGCATTTAGTACGTCAACCAGAGAATTGCTATTGGATAAAAGCCCAAACAATTGAACGTCCCAACCGTACTATTTTAGAAACTATTGAAAAAGCTTGGATTGCTGAAAATGGCAATGTACCTGTAGGTAATGGTGATGCCAAAGAAAAATGGACACAGGCAATTAATGCCAAAGCCATGATGAATGCTGAAGAAAAAGCTAATTTTGAAAATCCCATCCATGATGAAATTGGGAAAATGAAAATTTTGAAAAATGTAGCGCGGCGTGTAGAAGCAGAAATATTACAAGTTTTGGCAGCACGAGGTTTACAGACACAAGTTAGATTTAATCCCAAGTTAAAAGAAGAGGGATTATTGGATTTGAAATCGTAA
- the bcsA gene encoding UDP-forming cellulose synthase catalytic subunit produces MSSSSSRRQPNRPNFVNWLIDSMPPFFERFLGKLGIKKFKWIVLLLLVLSIPLIITPLEVWQQGAIAVFLIVLGQIMVQAEERESSAEISQYYHLFMMWLSLVTTLRYLYYRTSYTLNFDTFINGFACTLLYAAELYAILTLVLAYFQTLKIRERQPVELTAIPQDEWYSVDIYIPTFNEDVELVRKTALASLACDYAPGKKTVYVLDDGRPERYKSDDPRYEQMRVRREDLRQMCEEVGCIHMTRDNNEHAKAGNINTAFHKTKGDLVMILDCDHIPSRQFLMHTVGFFYDPKVSFVQTPHWFYNPDPFERNLVTEGRIPVGNELFYKVLQKGNDFWNAAFFCGSAAIIRKNHALEVGGIAVETVTEDCHTALRLHSKGYRSVYYDKIMVAGLAPDTFSAYVGQQVRWARGMAQILRLENPIFNPKLKLNLAQRICYLSATSHFLYGYPRLVYAIAPTLFLLFGINSVQGLGIETLAYAVPHIILSLGTNYIIYKHVRFSFWNEIFEFVMSFQAGWVTLLALVNPKLGSFNVTDKGGNISKRTFDWRSMRSLGVVAVLVVASLLAVPYWLLLRPEDWQAVLVNTMWSGFNLILLTAALLVGFEQPQIRTAHRLQRHLPVIITSDNITIMGETVNISETGCLISLESWPNLPDEVQIEVLGDFSARVTVTARVARLSPINDQETHLAVDFIDLSREQKDALVMVLYSDVREWYSQNRENTDRPIASLGFLATSLNRSLRDMKSPPRKKIRKQVVTSGQIYWDGNFFPGVATELGVTGLRLELEGKKAVTSDRVLNQQDFKSMQNTKPLVGLVLGGNPQSDATTRFVAEITSVKEEANGKVSIELTFPDKFQERQSPKVKELLQSL; encoded by the coding sequence ATGTCTTCCTCTTCATCTCGCAGACAACCGAATCGTCCCAACTTTGTCAATTGGCTGATTGACTCAATGCCGCCATTTTTTGAGCGATTCTTAGGAAAGCTTGGCATCAAAAAGTTTAAGTGGATTGTGCTGCTGTTGTTGGTACTGTCAATCCCCCTGATTATCACTCCCCTAGAGGTTTGGCAGCAAGGTGCGATCGCAGTCTTTCTGATTGTCCTTGGTCAAATTATGGTTCAGGCTGAAGAACGGGAATCTTCAGCGGAAATAAGTCAATATTATCACTTGTTTATGATGTGGCTAAGTTTAGTCACAACCCTTCGGTATCTCTATTACCGCACCAGCTACACCTTAAATTTTGATACATTCATTAATGGTTTTGCCTGTACCCTGCTATATGCGGCTGAACTTTACGCGATTTTAACGCTGGTATTAGCCTATTTCCAAACTCTGAAAATTCGAGAACGTCAACCAGTTGAACTCACAGCTATTCCCCAAGATGAATGGTATAGCGTTGATATCTACATTCCCACCTTCAACGAAGATGTGGAATTAGTCCGTAAGACAGCTTTAGCTTCCTTGGCTTGTGATTATGCACCAGGGAAGAAAACAGTGTATGTTCTAGATGATGGTCGTCCAGAACGCTACAAATCAGACGATCCACGTTATGAGCAAATGCGGGTAAGAAGGGAAGATCTGCGGCAAATGTGCGAAGAAGTTGGTTGTATCCACATGACACGGGACAACAACGAACATGCGAAGGCAGGTAACATCAATACTGCTTTCCACAAAACCAAAGGTGATTTGGTGATGATTCTGGATTGTGATCACATCCCATCACGACAATTTTTGATGCACACTGTTGGTTTCTTTTACGATCCGAAGGTTTCATTTGTGCAGACACCGCACTGGTTTTATAACCCTGATCCCTTTGAGCGCAACTTAGTTACAGAGGGTCGGATTCCGGTGGGTAACGAACTCTTCTACAAGGTGCTACAAAAAGGAAATGACTTTTGGAATGCTGCCTTTTTCTGTGGTTCAGCGGCAATTATTCGTAAAAATCACGCTTTGGAAGTGGGGGGGATTGCGGTGGAAACTGTGACAGAGGATTGTCACACAGCACTGCGATTGCATTCAAAGGGTTATCGGTCGGTGTACTACGATAAAATCATGGTGGCAGGTTTAGCACCAGATACATTTTCGGCGTATGTAGGACAGCAGGTAAGATGGGCTAGGGGAATGGCGCAAATTTTGCGGTTAGAAAACCCCATATTCAACCCCAAACTCAAACTCAACCTCGCACAACGAATTTGTTATTTAAGTGCCACATCCCACTTCTTGTATGGGTACCCACGGTTAGTTTATGCGATCGCGCCAACGCTCTTCTTACTATTTGGCATCAACTCTGTTCAAGGTCTAGGTATTGAAACCCTAGCCTATGCTGTACCCCACATTATTCTTTCCTTAGGTACCAACTACATCATCTACAAGCATGTAAGATTCTCCTTCTGGAACGAAATTTTTGAGTTTGTCATGTCATTCCAAGCAGGATGGGTGACTTTACTGGCACTTGTTAACCCTAAACTTGGTTCATTCAATGTGACTGATAAAGGGGGGAATATTAGCAAGCGGACATTCGACTGGCGTTCAATGCGGTCTCTCGGTGTCGTTGCTGTTTTAGTTGTTGCTTCACTCCTAGCAGTTCCCTACTGGTTATTACTTCGCCCTGAAGATTGGCAAGCAGTATTAGTTAATACCATGTGGTCTGGTTTTAACCTCATCTTGTTAACCGCTGCTTTATTAGTTGGTTTTGAACAACCCCAAATTCGCACGGCTCACCGTTTACAGCGCCATCTCCCGGTAATTATTACCAGTGATAACATCACTATTATGGGGGAAACAGTAAACATTTCGGAAACAGGCTGCTTAATTTCCTTGGAATCTTGGCCCAATCTCCCAGATGAGGTACAAATCGAGGTTCTGGGGGACTTTTCAGCAAGGGTGACGGTGACAGCAAGAGTTGCCCGTTTATCCCCCATCAACGACCAAGAAACTCACCTAGCAGTGGATTTTATCGATCTCAGCCGCGAACAAAAAGACGCTCTGGTGATGGTTCTCTACTCTGATGTGCGGGAATGGTACTCCCAGAACCGTGAAAATACTGATCGCCCCATTGCCTCTTTGGGCTTTTTGGCTACTAGTTTAAATCGCTCTTTGCGGGATATGAAATCACCTCCTCGGAAAAAGATCCGCAAACAGGTAGTGACATCAGGTCAAATTTACTGGGATGGTAACTTCTTTCCTGGTGTCGCCACAGAGTTGGGGGTCACGGGTTTGCGCTTAGAATTGGAAGGAAAAAAGGCTGTGACTTCAGATAGAGTGCTGAATCAGCAAGATTTCAAGTCAATGCAAAATACCAAACCTCTGGTGGGCTTAGTTTTGGGTGGAAATCCTCAAAGCGATGCTACCACTCGCTTTGTTGCCGAAATTACTTCAGTTAAAGAAGAAGCAAATGGGAAAGTTTCTATTGAGTTGACTTTCCCTGATAAATTCCAAGAACGGCAATCCCCTAAAGTGAAAGAACTGTTGCAGAGTTTGTAA
- a CDS encoding potassium channel family protein, translated as MAGTLALIGVSLIGTSWYHFVEGWSWEDAAYMTVITLATVGYGETQPLGNRGRLFTIALILMGVVVIGYIVNRFTEAVIQGYFQEGIRVQQQQRLMESLFDHYIICGFSRTGRQIAKEFQAEGVSFVIVDTETDSVRVAQNEGYIIYQGDATLDETLLRVGIERAVCIVAALPSDAENLYILLSSKTLNPEIRAIARAGTEEAVKKLKRAGADAVVSPYITGGKRMAAAALRPRVMDFVDGVLNGTDRQLYMEELLIDPLVCPFVGQTLEKARLRSHSGALVLAIRRSDGTLIGGPTGDTILMSGDLLICMGTGEQLSSLNQILEPITTKKMRRSKNR; from the coding sequence ATGGCAGGTACGTTAGCTCTAATTGGTGTTTCTCTGATTGGGACTTCGTGGTACCACTTTGTAGAGGGCTGGTCATGGGAAGATGCGGCATACATGACAGTAATTACCCTTGCCACTGTCGGTTATGGAGAAACACAACCGCTGGGTAATCGAGGTCGGCTATTTACTATTGCCCTGATTTTGATGGGTGTGGTTGTAATTGGTTATATCGTTAATCGATTTACAGAAGCAGTAATTCAAGGCTATTTTCAGGAAGGAATTCGGGTGCAACAGCAACAACGATTGATGGAATCCCTGTTTGATCATTACATTATTTGTGGATTTAGTCGGACTGGTCGTCAAATTGCTAAGGAATTTCAGGCGGAGGGTGTGTCATTTGTAATCGTTGATACAGAGACAGATTCAGTTCGGGTTGCTCAAAATGAAGGGTATATTATCTACCAAGGTGATGCGACACTTGATGAAACTTTATTACGTGTAGGCATTGAGAGGGCGGTTTGCATCGTAGCAGCATTACCATCAGATGCTGAAAATTTATACATACTACTTTCGTCGAAAACACTGAATCCAGAAATTCGCGCGATCGCTCGTGCAGGTACAGAGGAAGCTGTGAAAAAGTTAAAGCGTGCAGGTGCAGATGCAGTAGTTTCACCCTACATCACTGGTGGAAAACGGATGGCTGCGGCTGCATTACGTCCACGCGTGATGGATTTTGTGGATGGGGTTCTCAACGGTACAGATCGTCAACTATACATGGAGGAGTTACTAATTGACCCCTTAGTTTGTCCGTTTGTAGGACAAACCTTGGAAAAAGCCAGATTGCGATCGCACTCTGGCGCTTTAGTACTAGCAATCCGCCGCTCTGACGGCACCCTAATTGGTGGACCAACAGGCGATACGATTTTAATGTCAGGTGATTTACTGATTTGCATGGGAACGGGTGAACAATTAAGCAGCCTTAACCAAATTCTCGAACCTATCACTACTAAAAAAATGCGCCGCTCGAAGAATAGGTAA
- the devC gene encoding ABC transporter permease DevC: MLRRFFGKIPLAWQQLMKEKMRLAVALAGIAFADILMFAQMGFEGALFDSSIALHKHFNTDLVVVSRNFETIYSIRDFSQDFLYQARGYAGVESVSPVYIGLGKWNNLETHSLQTILIVGTDPANKILAFPEFDANRSQLQILNQVLFDQAAFPKIIDLLQQQSQVELNINEVTVLIKGLFSLGKSFASSGSIITSDLTFLRVFPSHQANQIAVGLVKLKPGANPQQVIQTLQTGLSDNVRVLTPQGFIDVERNYWSKTTPIGFIFGVGVIVSFMVGSVIVYQILYSDVAAHLSEYAMLKAMGYTNNYLLGVLAQEAMFLAVLGYFPGLILASGFYALAASATMLPVIMTLERCINIFLLTLIMCFVSGAIAMGKLHSADPADLL; the protein is encoded by the coding sequence ATGCTGCGTAGATTTTTCGGCAAAATTCCTTTAGCATGGCAGCAATTAATGAAGGAAAAAATGCGTTTGGCAGTTGCTTTAGCTGGAATTGCCTTCGCAGATATTCTTATGTTTGCTCAGATGGGATTTGAAGGGGCATTATTTGATAGTTCAATCGCACTTCATAAGCATTTTAATACTGATTTAGTTGTTGTAAGTCGGAATTTTGAAACCATTTATTCAATTCGAGATTTTTCTCAAGATTTTCTCTATCAAGCAAGGGGCTATGCAGGTGTAGAATCTGTTAGTCCTGTCTATATTGGTTTAGGTAAATGGAATAATCTGGAAACACATAGTTTACAGACAATTTTGATTGTGGGAACTGATCCGGCAAATAAAATCCTGGCTTTTCCAGAATTTGATGCTAATCGTAGCCAACTACAAATACTCAACCAAGTACTTTTTGATCAGGCTGCTTTCCCAAAAATTATTGATTTACTTCAACAGCAATCTCAGGTTGAACTTAATATCAATGAGGTGACAGTTTTAATCAAAGGTTTATTTAGCTTGGGTAAATCCTTTGCTAGTTCAGGCAGTATTATCACCAGTGATTTAACATTTTTACGAGTTTTTCCCAGTCATCAAGCAAATCAAATTGCAGTCGGGTTAGTTAAATTAAAACCCGGTGCAAATCCTCAACAGGTAATCCAAACTCTACAAACAGGGTTATCAGATAATGTCAGGGTTTTAACACCACAAGGTTTTATTGATGTCGAGAGGAATTATTGGTCAAAAACAACACCCATTGGCTTTATTTTTGGCGTTGGGGTAATTGTTTCTTTTATGGTGGGTAGTGTAATTGTTTACCAAATTCTCTACTCTGATGTTGCTGCACACCTCTCAGAATATGCCATGCTCAAGGCTATGGGATACACTAACAATTATCTGTTGGGGGTTTTAGCACAGGAAGCTATGTTCTTAGCTGTACTTGGCTACTTTCCAGGATTGATCTTAGCATCTGGGTTTTATGCCTTAGCTGCAAGTGCAACCATGCTACCCGTAATTATGACATTAGAACGTTGCATAAATATTTTCTTGCTCACGTTAATCATGTGTTTTGTTTCTGGTGCGATCGCTATGGGAAAATTACACTCAGCAGATCCAGCAGACTTGCTTTAA
- a CDS encoding ribulose bisphosphate carboxylase small subunit has protein sequence MGYYIAPRFLDKLAVHITKNFLNIPGVRVPLILGVHGRKGEGKSFQCELVFERMGIEVTLISGGELESPDAGDPARLIRLRYRETAELVKVRGKMCVLMINDLDAGAGRFDEGTQYTVNTQLVNATLMNIADNPTDVQLPGSYDSTPLRRVPIIVTGNDFSTLYAPLIRDGRMEKFYWEPDRDDKVGVVEGIFGDDGLSRREVAQLVDTFPNQSIDFYSAMRSRLYDEQVLHFIHDIGVENVSQRVVNSAEAAPIFGKPDFSLSRLLEMGNFMVSEQQHVENSQLVEQYNRGLYSRKIVGLPTTPAVENNLTTVNNPPATHEVTNGDGYYKQYASKSNLNSETKAQIQQILSQGYKIGIEHVDARRFRTGSWQSCAMEGITSNADAVSTVEKCLNQYSGEYIRLFGIDPKAKKRSMEKIIQRPHP, from the coding sequence ATGGGTTATTATATCGCACCTCGGTTTCTTGACAAATTGGCAGTTCACATTACCAAAAATTTTCTAAATATTCCTGGTGTACGTGTACCACTAATTTTAGGTGTTCACGGACGTAAAGGTGAAGGAAAATCCTTTCAGTGTGAGTTGGTATTTGAACGGATGGGGATAGAAGTAACTCTGATTTCTGGGGGTGAATTGGAAAGTCCTGATGCGGGAGATCCTGCAAGGTTAATTCGGTTACGCTATCGGGAAACTGCGGAATTGGTGAAGGTGCGCGGTAAAATGTGCGTGCTGATGATTAATGATTTGGATGCGGGTGCAGGCAGATTTGATGAAGGAACGCAGTATACAGTTAATACCCAGTTGGTAAATGCGACATTAATGAATATTGCCGATAATCCCACAGACGTGCAGTTACCGGGAAGTTATGATTCTACTCCCTTACGACGGGTACCCATAATTGTCACAGGTAATGATTTTTCAACTTTGTATGCACCATTGATTCGGGATGGAAGAATGGAAAAATTCTATTGGGAACCAGACCGAGATGATAAAGTGGGAGTTGTAGAAGGGATATTTGGTGATGATGGACTTTCAAGACGGGAAGTTGCCCAACTAGTAGATACATTCCCTAACCAATCTATAGACTTTTATAGTGCCATGCGATCGCGTCTTTACGATGAGCAGGTTTTGCACTTCATTCATGATATCGGGGTGGAAAATGTTTCTCAGCGAGTTGTTAACAGCGCAGAAGCTGCACCAATCTTTGGAAAACCCGATTTCAGTTTGTCTAGGTTACTGGAGATGGGGAATTTTATGGTATCTGAACAGCAACATGTGGAAAATTCCCAATTAGTGGAACAATATAACCGGGGACTATATTCCAGAAAAATTGTAGGTTTACCAACTACACCAGCAGTAGAAAATAATCTCACCACAGTTAATAATCCACCCGCAACCCATGAAGTTACTAACGGTGATGGTTATTACAAACAATACGCATCTAAAAGTAACTTAAATTCTGAAACTAAAGCACAAATACAGCAAATATTATCACAGGGTTACAAAATTGGTATTGAACATGTAGATGCAAGACGCTTCCGCACAGGTTCTTGGCAAAGTTGTGCAATGGAAGGTATTACTAGTAATGCTGATGCCGTGTCGACTGTAGAGAAATGTTTGAATCAGTATAGCGGAGAATATATTCGTTTGTTTGGCATTGATCCGAAAGCAAAAAAACGCTCAATGGAAAAAATTATTCAGCGTCCACATCCCTAA
- a CDS encoding Uma2 family endonuclease, translating to MTIAEELESQQGISSDVIFPPGDLYSDEPPLETELHLRQIILLLTCLEWLWKDRNDFYAAGNLTIYYSPRQLKSEFFRGPDFFVVLGCERKTRKSWVVWEEDGKYPNLILEILSDSTAKTDRGLKKEIYQDTFRTPDYFWFDPYTQEFAGFHLVDGEYQPLQANEQGYLWSQQLGLYLGIYQGLLRLFTTDGKLVPTPEETAQKSEQKAERLAAKLRELNIDPDTI from the coding sequence ATGACCATAGCCGAAGAATTAGAATCTCAGCAAGGCATCTCCAGTGATGTGATATTTCCTCCTGGTGATTTATATAGCGATGAACCTCCCTTGGAAACAGAACTGCATCTGCGACAAATAATTTTACTTTTAACCTGTTTAGAATGGCTGTGGAAAGATAGAAATGATTTTTATGCAGCCGGAAACCTAACTATCTACTATAGTCCCCGACAACTCAAATCAGAATTCTTCCGAGGACCAGATTTCTTTGTCGTCTTGGGATGTGAACGTAAAACCCGTAAAAGTTGGGTAGTTTGGGAAGAAGATGGCAAATACCCGAATTTGATTTTGGAGATACTTTCTGACTCAACAGCCAAAACAGATAGAGGTTTAAAAAAGGAAATTTATCAAGATACTTTCCGCACCCCTGATTATTTTTGGTTTGATCCATATACACAAGAATTTGCCGGGTTTCATTTAGTTGATGGAGAATATCAACCTCTGCAAGCAAATGAACAAGGATATTTGTGGAGTCAACAATTAGGATTATATTTGGGAATTTACCAGGGTTTATTGCGGTTGTTTACAACAGATGGGAAATTAGTTCCGACACCTGAAGAAACAGCACAAAAGTCTGAACAAAAAGCAGAACGTTTGGCAGCAAAACTCCGAGAATTAAATATTGATCCAGATACAATTTAG